The Mustela erminea isolate mMusErm1 chromosome 6, mMusErm1.Pri, whole genome shotgun sequence genome includes a region encoding these proteins:
- the ASB13 gene encoding ankyrin repeat and SOCS box protein 13, whose product MEARGPDGCFLGDVGFWVERTPVHEAAQRGETLQLQRLIESGACVNQVTVDSITPLHAASLQGQAQCVQLLLAAGAQVDARNIDGSTPLCDACASGSIECVKLLLAYGAKVNPPLYTASPLHEACMSGSSECVRLLIDVGANLEAHDCHFGTPLHVACAREHLDCVKMLLNAGANVNAAKLHETALHHAAKVKNVDLIEMLVEFGGNIYARDNRGKKPSDYTWSSSAPAKCLEFYEKTPLTLSQLCRVSLRRATGVRGLEKITKLNIPPRLIDYLSYN is encoded by the exons ATGGAGGCCCGCGGGCCGGACGGCTGCTTCCTGGGCGACGTGG GTTTCTGGGTGGAGCGCACCCCCGTGCACGAGGCGGCCCAGCGCGGCGAGACCCTCCAGCTGCAGCGGCTGATCGAGAGCGGCGCGTGTGTCAACCAGGTCACGGTGGACTCCATCACGCCCCTGCACGCGGCCAGTCTGCAGGGCCAGGCGCAGTGTGTGCAGCTGCTGCTGGCAGCCGGGGCCCAG GTGGACGCCCGCAACATCGATGGCAGCACACCCCTGTGCGATGCCTGTGCCTCAGGCAGCATCGAGTGCGTGAAGCTCCTGCTCGCCTACGGGGCCAAGGTCAACCCGCCCCTGTACACGGCATCCCCGCTGCACGAGGCCTGCATGAGCG GAAGCTCTGAGTGCGTGAGGCTGCTTATTGACGTCGGGGCCAACCTGGAGGCGCATGACTGCCATTTCGGGACCCCTCTTCACGTGGCCTGTGCCCGGGAGCATCTGGACTGCGTCAAAATGCTGCTTAATGCAG GGGCCAATGTGAACGCAGCGAAGCTTCACGAGACCGCCCTGCATCACGCAGCCAAGGTGAAGAACGTTGACCTCATCGAGATGCTCGTTGAGTTTGGAGGCAACATCTACGCGCGGGACAACCGGGGGAAGAAGCCGTCCGACTATACGTGGAGCAGCAGCGCGCCAGCCAAGTGCCTGGAGTTCTACGAAA aaacacctcTGACCCTGTCGCAGCTCTGCCGGGTGAGCCTGAGGAGGGCCACTGGCGTCCGAGGCCTGGAGAAGATCACCAAGTTGAACATCCCTCCCCGGCTCATCGATTATCTTTCCTACAACTGA